In Phlebotomus papatasi isolate M1 chromosome 1, Ppap_2.1, whole genome shotgun sequence, the following proteins share a genomic window:
- the LOC129799735 gene encoding 40S ribosomal protein S29 yields MGFKNLWYSHPRKFGQGSRCCRACSNRHGLIRKYGLNLCRQCFREYANDIGFKKLD; encoded by the exons ATGGGTTTCAAAAATTTGTGGTATTCTCATCCCAGGAAGTTTGGCCAAGGCTCCAGATGTTG CCGTGCCTGCTCCAATCGTCATGGTCTGATCCGGAAATACGGACTAAATCTCTGCAGACAGTGTTTCAGAGAGTATGCCAATGATATTGGCTTCAAAAAG CTGGATTAA